A stretch of the Agromyces larvae genome encodes the following:
- a CDS encoding YihY/virulence factor BrkB family protein: MDERSDAPATRSDSGPVAGVRRLIAWVLSTKPARAFLLYQESHGPKLADSVTYRTLFSLFAGVFLGFAIAGLWLAGNPNAMDALVEALDAAIPGLVGSGGLIDPGDLVQPLSFGIAGSVALIGLVGTAIGAIDSLRAAFRTIAAKPDSTMFVVWRILLDLATAIGFGALLAASAVVTVGGTVLVGTLLDLIGIGSGSPPARIATQSISVVVTFAIDTVVIACLFLLLSGVRPRARELWVGAALGGIGLTVLQVLSSLFVGGASNNPLLASFGSLIALLIWLNLSAQVILLAGAYIVTGVEERIDRVAERYGARSMALRRLRRAERRAQEAGQEVVAAREAVERIAD, encoded by the coding sequence ATGGACGAACGCTCCGACGCGCCCGCGACCAGGTCCGATTCCGGACCGGTCGCGGGCGTTCGTCGGCTGATCGCGTGGGTGCTGAGCACGAAGCCGGCCCGAGCGTTCCTGTTGTATCAGGAGAGCCACGGGCCGAAGCTCGCCGACAGCGTCACCTACCGCACGCTGTTCTCGTTGTTCGCGGGCGTGTTCCTCGGGTTCGCGATCGCGGGCCTGTGGCTGGCCGGCAATCCCAACGCGATGGACGCCCTGGTCGAGGCGCTGGACGCCGCGATCCCCGGCCTGGTCGGCTCGGGTGGGCTGATCGATCCCGGCGACCTGGTGCAGCCGCTCAGCTTCGGCATCGCCGGCTCGGTCGCGCTCATCGGGCTCGTCGGCACCGCGATCGGCGCGATCGACTCGTTGCGCGCGGCGTTCCGCACCATCGCGGCGAAGCCCGACAGCACGATGTTCGTGGTGTGGCGCATCCTGCTCGATCTCGCGACGGCGATCGGGTTCGGCGCGCTGCTCGCGGCGTCCGCGGTCGTCACGGTCGGGGGCACGGTGCTGGTCGGCACCCTGCTCGATCTCATCGGCATCGGGTCGGGGTCGCCGCCCGCGCGGATCGCGACGCAGTCGATCTCGGTCGTCGTCACCTTCGCGATCGACACCGTGGTGATCGCGTGCCTCTTCCTGCTGCTGTCGGGCGTGCGACCCCGCGCGAGGGAACTGTGGGTCGGTGCTGCACTCGGCGGCATCGGGCTCACCGTGCTGCAGGTGCTCTCGAGCCTGTTCGTGGGCGGCGCGTCCAACAACCCGCTGCTCGCCTCGTTCGGCTCGCTCATCGCCCTGCTGATCTGGCTGAACCTGTCGGCGCAGGTGATCCTGCTCGCGGGCGCTTACATCGTGACGGGGGTCGAGGAGCGCATCGACCGGGTCGCCGAGCGATACGGCGCCCGGTCGATGGCGCTCCGCCGGCTGCGCCGTGCGGAGCGGCGGGCGCAGGAGGCGGGCCAGGAGGTCGTCGCGGCCCGGGAGGCGGTCGAGCGGATCGCCGACTGA